From the Burkholderia sp. GAS332 genome, one window contains:
- a CDS encoding putative transposase yields the protein MKKSKSLYHGHRFPAGAISCAVRWYFRFQLSLRDIEELLFERGVIVTYETIRCWCDKFGKGFAHRVKAVRCKPGSTWHLDKMFVTLRGEPYLLWRAVDEHGAELDILVQKRRDKAAAKRFFKRVLRSSPVPRKIVTDQLRSYPAAKAEIPELANVKHVFVEAAGRLNNRAENSHQPTRERERRMRGFRDPKRTQKFLSCLGPIRQHFALKRHLLRASLYRKKLASRFAASREFTEVTRNPSAL from the coding sequence ATGAAAAAATCGAAATCGCTCTATCACGGTCACCGTTTCCCGGCTGGTGCCATCAGCTGCGCTGTTCGATGGTATTTCCGTTTCCAGTTGAGCCTGCGCGACATCGAGGAACTGCTTTTCGAGCGCGGCGTGATCGTGACATACGAGACCATCCGATGCTGGTGCGACAAGTTTGGTAAGGGCTTTGCTCATCGAGTGAAAGCAGTGCGATGCAAGCCGGGTAGTACGTGGCATCTCGACAAGATGTTCGTCACGCTTCGTGGCGAACCGTATCTGTTATGGCGGGCTGTGGACGAGCACGGTGCAGAACTCGACATCCTGGTGCAAAAGCGGCGCGACAAGGCCGCCGCCAAACGCTTCTTCAAGCGCGTGCTGCGTTCTAGCCCGGTACCTCGCAAGATCGTCACCGATCAGTTACGCAGCTATCCGGCGGCAAAAGCTGAGATCCCGGAGCTTGCGAACGTGAAGCACGTGTTCGTCGAAGCGGCAGGCCGGCTGAACAACCGCGCAGAGAACAGCCACCAACCGACACGCGAACGCGAGCGGCGAATGCGCGGTTTTCGAGACCCCAAACGCACACAGAAATTTCTCTCTTGCCTCGGGCCGATCCGGCAACATTTCGCGCTTAAGCGGCATCTGCTGCGTGCTTCACTCTATCGCAAAAAGCTCGCCTCACGGTTCGCTGCCTCGCGCGAATTCACCGAAGTTACCCGAAATCCGTCCGCTTTATAA
- a CDS encoding Fic/DOC family protein, whose amino-acid sequence MPNQSAALLKTIDADKATLDAARPLPQHTVASLREKLVLEWTYHSNAIEGNTLTLRETKVVLEGITVGGKSLREHFEATNHRDAILYVEDIVSKAEALSEWQIRNIHGLVLKGIDDSQAGRYRRENVVIAGASTTPPDFLHLATEMAALIEWYATAGAMHPVERAAELHTRFVKIHPFVDGNGRTGRLLLNFELMKDGYPPAIIRKEDRLAYYDALDEACVSGDCSDITRLVAESVQRSLDTYLDLLGLRQGRESNNAPPSPSFRP is encoded by the coding sequence ATGCCGAATCAATCTGCCGCGCTGCTGAAGACGATCGATGCCGACAAGGCGACGCTGGACGCTGCGCGCCCGCTTCCTCAGCACACGGTCGCGTCTCTGCGCGAGAAGTTGGTGCTGGAGTGGACGTATCATTCGAATGCGATCGAGGGCAACACCTTGACGCTGCGCGAGACCAAAGTGGTACTCGAAGGCATCACGGTCGGCGGGAAGTCCCTTCGGGAGCATTTCGAGGCGACGAACCACCGCGACGCGATCCTCTATGTCGAGGACATCGTCTCGAAGGCCGAGGCGCTATCGGAATGGCAAATCCGCAATATCCACGGGCTCGTGTTGAAGGGCATCGATGACAGCCAGGCGGGCCGTTACCGCCGCGAGAATGTCGTGATTGCGGGGGCGAGCACGACTCCGCCTGACTTCCTTCATCTGGCGACCGAAATGGCCGCGCTGATCGAGTGGTACGCGACGGCCGGAGCCATGCACCCGGTCGAGCGCGCGGCGGAGTTACACACGCGTTTCGTGAAAATCCATCCGTTTGTCGATGGCAACGGTCGGACGGGACGACTACTGCTGAACTTCGAGTTGATGAAGGACGGCTACCCCCCGGCGATCATCCGCAAGGAAGACCGGCTTGCCTATTACGACGCGCTGGACGAGGCCTGCGTCAGTGGCGACTGCAGCGACATCACGCGGCTGGTTGCGGAATCAGTGCAGCGGTCACTTGATACGTACCTCGACCTGCTCGGGTTACGCCAAGGGCGTGAATCGAACAACGCGCCGCCGTCGCCGAGTTTTCGGCCATAA